DNA sequence from the Glycine soja cultivar W05 chromosome 18, ASM419377v2, whole genome shotgun sequence genome:
AATTCTCAACAAGCAAAAAcataatattcttaaaaaatattactattttcttttttatatatagaattattatttttttatgactcctttgtgtttgttttcaataGATAGACAGAGCTTCAATGCTAGATGAGGCCATAGAATATTTAAAGCAGCTCCAGCTTCAAGTGCAAGTAAGTTTTAATTTCATTCATTCGTGATATTAGATTAGTCACCTCCTTGGATATGTCTTATCTTACAAAgccatttctttttgttttctttaccaTGATATGGGAGACACCTACATTCTAGTTCTCTGATTATAATTTCAAGttcaatttaaaattgtcaGTTGTTTAATTTGCACTAGAAAGACATAATACGGGTGTGTGGACATATTACGACGGTTATCCAATAACCGTAGTAGAAAGTCATTTCTTGAAGACACAAATGAAGACGGTCTTTCATAGCCCGTCGTAGTAGGTggaactttctaagacggttaaaTTACAACTGTCGTAGAATGTCAATTACCATGCACGCTTACTAGGATGGTTAAGCAGATAACCGTCGTAGATTGATACAACATATTACAACGGTTAACATATAACCGTTGTAAAAAGTGACATATACAATGACGGTTCTCATATttgtctttataatttttttgcctTTTACGACGCCTTGTTTTACGACGGTTCAAAACCGTCGTAAAATGTACGATTTAACCGACTTAAAAAGTAATAATTCTAGTAGTGTGATATGAAAGTTTCAATGCTATGTCATGAACCAACTATTCCAAAAGCTCGAGCTAATTGGTGAAAGCACATGAATGACTTTATATCTAACATTATCCCAACAAATCAAGCTCACACAAGAatgattttatcaatttatgtcTTGCAGTCCATAAACTCCACTCTTAATCTAgtgcacaacaacaacaataaaaaaacaagccAGACAAACAATAAGCACCAAATCCCTACTTAAACTTTATAGCATCATTCCCTTATTTCTTCAGCAGCCTCTCTTCAGCAGCCTCTCCTCATCAATGAAACTTATCTATCATCCATTAAGTCAGTTCAAAACATACCTATAgaggattttatttattttttcaaaaaataataacaagagaaaaaaattttaattagaaaaaagttGGAAGATAAACTCCACTCTTTATCTAGTGCACAACAACACCAAAAACAAGCCAAACAAACAATAAGCACCAGATCCCTACTTAAACTTTATAGCATCATTCCCTTATTTCTTCAGCAACCTCTCCTCGTCAATGAAACTTATCTATCATCCATTAAGTCAGTTCAAAACATacttatagaaaatattttattttattttttcaaaaaatattaacaagagaaaaaatttataattagaaaaaagttGGAAGATAAACTAAATTGCCACATGGATGACACTTCAATCACTAGTATCCAATTAGAATCCCGAAAAagttcatgattaattgattattagCATTCTCTCTTTCCGTTTTCCCTACGCATCATTAACTGGCTCCAGTAGCCAGCTGAGCTACGCAAATTTCTCACTATGCATTCTGTTGCAGGTAAAACATATACTATTTAATATGTACTGGGGAAAAAGAATCTAATCCAATGTAAACAAGTATCTATGCCAAAATAATATAGAGATGTTTCAGTTAACAGAATATACATGTACAGATTCAACATGTCCAAAAAGATCAATGTGATTTGTGGCAGGAAATATGTTCCTAAAGAAGATGCAACACTGTAATGTAAATACCCGATTAGAATCCTATCCATCTAAGAGTAATTACTCACCACAATGCTCTAATCAAGGTCAGTTTTGGGCGGCAAAATCTGGAATTGGATGACGACGATCTTGGTGTTCTACATGCGGGTGGGTACCTCAGTGGCGTAGTTGACCTTCTTGTAAAAAATGAAACCTTTCACGAGCTCGGTGTCGTCGAGCTTCTTCACAATCTTGACATCGCGAAGATCAACCATGTCGGGCTTGGTGGCATCCACGACGAAGAGAGCGGTGTCGATGACGAGGGGAGCGAGGAGCATGGAGTATTGGATGATGACCTTGCTATTGAGGGAAGTGCTGGCAGACTTCACAAGGGAGTCGCGATCAGAGAGCTCGACGGGGATGGTCATGGCGGTGAGAACATCGACAACCTTGAAGGTAGCTTTGTGGAGGGTGTTGGAGACGATGGTGTGATAGATGTCGTGGGAGAGGAGGAGGAGACACTACTCAGTGGAAAATATTCTAAGatagttttgtaaaaaccgTATGATAGCCTTTTAAGACAGTTTTTGCAAAACCATcgtaaaaatattgtatttatttataaaatgttggatcaagtggcctcggaataattaagaagggagggttgaattaattattaatgtgcatgtcttgattaattaaaaatttatccttcttaataatactagattcaactaggtttttactactaagttaagaaagtaaagaacagaaatagaaacttaaccaaaagtaaaagtggcaattaaaagtacacaatggaaattaaagagtgtagggaagaagaagacaaatacaagatttatactggttcaacaacaactcgtgcctacatccaatccccaagcaaccaacggttattgagatttctttcaaccttgtaaaatcctttacaagccaaaaatCCACAAGGGatataccctcccttgttctcttcgaaaaaccaagtggatataccctccacttgaactgatccacaagagatgtatcctcttgttctcagtacaacaacccaagtagatgtaccctctacttgtgccacaatggatgtaccctccaatgtgttaagacaaaggattctcaggcggttagtcctttgaatctttgtaaaagggaaaaaaaatatctcaggtggttagtcttttgaaatcttttgtttaaagggaagggaagaatcaaaagaattctcaggcagttagtcctttgaattctcttggaagagagaagggagacacaaaagaattcaggcggttagtccttctattcttttggcaaaggtaaaagtgaatgaagaagaagaataacacaagtttttgaacaatgaacttttcttggaagagaaagtattgaacaaaaactcttagaaagaagttgagaaatgaatcagaaattttTGTAAAGAACTTGTTAAGAAATTCATGTcatagtcacatatttataatcatttaatgactcaagttaaagtttgtgactcttggcaatttctttaaaactagtcaccttttaaagattgtaactcttttgaaaactagtcacttaaaaagttgtgacttttgaaaaaatcttcagatacaagtcactttaagaattgtgacttttggaaatttatttttcaaaatcagtcactgataatcgattactattaaggtgtaatcgattacacatcaatagatgcgactcttcattttaaattttgaaaatcaaaacgtttagaaactctgataatcgattacaagtattgtgtaatcgattacacaagtttaaaatgatttgaaaatgttttatcactagttgtgactgtTGAAGTTTGAattctaacgttttaaaacattggtaattgattatatgctcatgataatcgattataactttgtaaatcagttttgaaaacaatgttggctactggtaatcgattactaccttctggtaaacgattaccagagagtaaaactctttggtaaaagattttgtgaaaaattcttgtgctactcaatgttttgaaaaacttttttagtacttatcttgattgagtcttctcttgattcttgaatcttgagtcttgagtcttgaatcttaatCTTGTTtgttcttgaaacttgattcttgaatcttgatccttaaaacttgattcttgaatttttggaatttgcttaactcttgattctttgtcatcatcaaaataatcttgaaagacattgcttccacacaaaaatgtcaTCATGTTTCTTTCTAGGTCAATTTTTTATCAACTGACATAAAATCAATATCGTAAAAGtgatttttgtagtagtgcaaACTTGTCAAACAATTTCATTGGTTAGTCATGTCTATCGATGGTCTTTCTTGTTATctatttttatggataaaatctttgattttgatgaaataTCAGTGCTATCTTGAATATAAAGGGAGCATGTAATTCCAAATTGAGGAGACATATAAaggatttaataaaaaaaaaaaacttccatcctactttctttattattttttagcctCATATCCTTTTCAGCAAGCTAGAGACATTTTGGAAAAACAAATTATGTCCCTGTCCACGTTATTGATGCTCATAATCAATTAGGGGTTTGGGTCCTTTCTAGTGTGACTTCTCCTTTCACTTGGTTTGTTAGGAATACCAACaattatttagttaattttgataTCAAGAAAGGGAATCTCTTTTGGACCTGTACTATTGTGTAGGCAAGCCTTAACCCTTCTACCAGACCTTTATTTTGGGGTTACCTTATTAACCTTAGTACCAAGgtcttgttatttataaatatgtcATTGTGTTTTCGTTAATATCGATTTTAttaaaaaccgatattaatatagtaatgttaaatttatttttcttagtagtgtcgatttggaaacttaAAGCTCATGAGAAAGTTAAGTTTTTTATATGGTTGGCTGCGCATAACTCTACCCCAACAAGGGAGCTTTTACATCATATGCATGCTATACATTCTTCTACTTGCCCTTGTTTCCTCCAAGGCACGGAGACTTTTCTTCATTGTTTTAGGGACTATTTATTGCCTCGCAGATTGTGGGACCACATGGGATTTATGGATGACGTTTTCCTTCATGAATCTAATAGTATGAATTGGATCAAGACTCAGGCTTGTGGTTAAACTGATAGTGGGTTTCTAGCTACAATTTTATGTATCTGGCGTGCTAGGAATAGCTACTGTTTTGAGGATATCCAAACGACCTTTTAGCAACTCTTCCATACTGTAACATTGCTTGTTGAGCAATTAAATGGTGTTTTTCATAGCAAACCTCTAACACAACTCTCATCTATTCTGGTTTCTTGGAACCCTCACAGACAAGGCACCCAAGGTCTAGTTGGGTATGGCGCGCGGCTTAATCAGAGGCTCGGATGGTAACTGGATTTCGGGATTTAGTGGCTATTTGGGTCGTGTTGATATCCTCTTTGCTGAGTTATATGCTATTCATCAAGGCCTTTGTCAAATCAGTAGAATGCAACTCCAGCAAGTTATTGTGTATCCTGACTCAGCTCATGCAGTCTCGCTTGTTAGGGATGGCATGTTGGTTACCCATTTATATGCTCCCTTGATCCAAAACATCAAAGATCAGCTTTCCTCCCTTCCCTCTCGGTGACTCTTCATCATGTTCTCCGCGAAGGGAATCAATGTGTGAATGCTCTTGCCAAATTTGGAGTGGATCAGGATGAGgtcttttgttgattttgtatCTCCCCCTCCTGAGATTAGCTTGCTGCTCTCGGCCAATGCTATCAGGACTCTTTTTTGTGAGGccttagtttttgttttcttcgtCCCAtgtacaaaaaaacaaaaccctACAAGCTGTGAGTGCAGTAAGGTGAAAAGAATGGTCGTTGGCCTTGGGACTGCGAGAGTCAGAGTACACATATTTGCAAGTTGCAAGTGTTGTAATTGCTTGAAAAGACTTAATGAGACTAACTATGAACCCTAGCTAGGACCAATAGGGTACAATGTTGTATGTATGATGTGGATGCATGTATtatctacatttttttatatatataatatgtactatcaaattaatatttataatttaagaattaattaaattagatgaaATGAAAACTTAGGGTGTCAAGTTTGGAGCAGTAGTTaatgttcttttaatttttcccCTTTAGTCAAACATATTATACATCTAGACACATTGTGAGATTGACAATTATTTAGAATTATATTTAGAAgttaaatttgtgtttttgacatattttaatatttttaaaaattttctttaacatGTTTTGATGAACTCATATAAACTTGCATTTGATATATTTTGATAAGattaatgaatatatattaataattaaaataaattaaaaaaacactaattgaatttaaattaaattaggttaattaaatttatatttcaaccaaatttaataatcaaaatatattttaagaagaaCAAAAAGTTGTTTATTTCTCACTGTTAATCTAGTCAATTTTGAATGGACAACATATAtctaattatcaaataaataatataatattgacGCTTAAGTGATggagtttattttcttttcatttctaagTAACATCTCGAATTCtatcttcttcttattattataaagtCTCGAATGTTATCTTATGAACCAAATGATAATGATGCTGACGTAGTTATATTTCCTCTAACTCAAAGAATTGAATTAATTGGATAATTTGTCTTCCGTAGGGATATTCATGTCAGGATgtgatttttggcttttaattCAAAAGGCGTGTAGGCAGTACGAATTAGGTAATGATCAGAGTGTATATTGAACAGTTTCTATTCAGTAGTTGTTAATTGTTATCCTTTCTCCCGAAAAGACACAAATCATTAAGAGAAATCCTACTGCAATCAAACTTTTGCATAATTTGTTTTACAGATAAGACAAATAGATAACGAAGAGAAGAATCAAATAAGATGAATAatacaatttaaataaaaaataagttgttaaaAGTATCTTTAAaagtatgaataaaaataatgtaacttATATAAGAAATGTAAAACCTATttgcttaaattaaaaaaaaaattaattatatataaaaatttatttttttaaattatattaaaaagaaatttttttattacaattgttaaaagctattttttattttgaaaatattaaacacactaaaaaattgtgaaattttttttaagtaaaaaaaaaagttaatgaaagaaaaatctaaaacaaaTACCCTCCTAGATGTTAATAATATTAGTTGCTTAACTTTATATATGATTAccctgtaataaaaaaaaaatctatgattCTATCCATGTTACTTGACCAAGTAAACTAATAAtgttattcacaaaatattttttatgatatttttataatattattattttttatttatctcaaTTAGTTCACTTATCTTAACATAACATtcttttctcttcctatctctTTTGTTATACAGTATCtgcaaaaagtataaaaatatattttttccaataaaaaaacagTTGTGTCTGAATTGAAAGTAATTTCCGCGTGAAAACAATGGGTGAAATGTCAGGTCAGCTACTAACACATGACCCTACCACGTGACATTTTGCATATTCCACTTTCCTACATATAGAGCCACTCCTAAATTGGAAAGGCATCCATTCAACCCTTCATCTCACACCCTCTCTTGCATCCATTTTCTTTCCCTATTCTATTATCTACCCTTTTGCCTtttcatttcataaaataagtttttttttcactcaacTTTGATCctcaacaagcacctagggAATTGCTGCATATATTTCAAGCCCTTTTTATGATCAACTTTCACATAATCATCAGTTGTTTTATTGATCCTATATATGTGTTGttcttttccttcattttcattttgccTATAATTTGTTCTTCTTGCCTATTCTATTAACCTATCTATCTCCAATTTGgttctattttctctttttggtttttaccAACAACTTTGATTTCCTTCAACTATGGTTACTACCATATCATCCTCAACAAGCCGCAACTTCCATCATCAGTTGCATACTTTCAACTCAGAgaacaacatcaacaacaacctCTTTGATGCCACTTTCTCTCCATATTTGAATGGCAATAATGAAGGGACCATTATTGTAGGAAAGCTTGGTGAACCAAGCCAAAAGCTTAAACCTTTTAAGTCCCCTCTTCAAAAgctagaaaagaaagaagagaatggAGAAATAGGTGTATTTGGTGCTGAAAAGTACTTCAATGTGGAAGTTGAGACCCCAAGATCTGTCAACTGCATAACCACTCCAAAATACCTTCACCATAGAGATGAACAAATGGCCATAGCAACTAGAAAGAACACACTTCCATATGGAACTCCAAGCATTCGCTCTGAATCAACAACTTGCAACAGCCAACATGCACTACTTCAGAGTGGAATGATGATGAGGAACTCTTCAAGGAACAAAAAGGAGAACAAGGGTCATCAAGCCAAAAGTGTTCTTGCTGGCCTTGGCTTCAAATGCTCTTGTTCTGATAAAGATTCTGTTGATGCAGGTGAAATCAGTTTCAGCAAACCTGCCACATATGGTTCAGTTCATGGAAAAACTAGAAGAAAGCTTGTGGATATTGCTGCTCTAGATGCTAGccattcaatcaaaataagCAAGCCTAATGCAGAACTCTTGAAAATCAACAATGTTTACTTCCAAAAGCAAGAGAGTACTTTTGGGAATAGCCAAAAATTACTCTCATTCTCACCCTTGAGTTCTGCCTCAGGAAACCAAAACCATCTTGCCAAAATGCAACAACATCAACAACTAGATGAAGTGGAAGCTGAGAAGCCAAGAAACTCAATAGAGGTGTTTGGCTCCCCAATACTGAAAAACAAGCTCAAGTCATTGAGCTTTGACAGAACCACCACAAGGTTTGTGATGGCCTCATCAAGAGATGGCACTCCTAGACTATTGGAGGAAATTGACTCAAACTACATCAATGATGCTGCAAGTGATGCAAGTTCAGACTTGTTTGAGATTGAGAGCATCAAAAGCAAAACCAATCCTTTCCATGCAAGGCAAACATCAGATGTTGCTGCTTCAAGCTGTGTGAGCCCCACAAATGGCTATGCACCAAGTGAGGCAAGCATAGAGTGGAGTGTGGCCACTGCCAGTGCTGCAGTAATGTCAGATTGTGAAGAACAGATGTCTGAGGTAACCATAAGAAGTCCAATAAGAACAACAACATTTGCTAATGGAAAAGCAAAATCCACCAAAGAGGTTCAGAGAATTAGGCGCCCTAGCATGCTGTTGGGTTGCAAGAGCCACAAATCTGTTAGAGTTGCAGGTGATGCTTACATAACATATGAGAATCCAAGTTCCACACCAAAACTTCGTAACAGGACTAATAGTTCCTCGATGGTGGCAAGGTTTCCTTCAGAGACAAAACTGGGAAATTTTGGTGCAAAACATGGACATCATCATGCTTATGCCACACCATCACCACTGCAGCACTCTCACTCATCACCACATGCCTCAAAACTTCTATACATTTAGCACTAGTTTGAGATATTTGTTGGTTTTGGAACTAGCttgttcaattatatttttgagtATATGGAAAGTATGAGAGAAAAAGGCAAAGAGTGCATCTTATGGGCTTCAAATTCCCACGTCAAAAGTAGGGTTAAGGTGTCTCTTGTGTAGTACTATAGTACTATATCCCCTCTTAGTAATCTTGTTGTATTTTTCTGTTGGCTTTggtatcatatataatttttcgaTTCACAGTATTTGCAGAATCTGGTTAAAAAAGTGATGAAAAATGGATGTTTTTTGTAATCATGCATTTGGTCTCATAAAAAGAAAGGGGTGTGAAAGGTGACCTCGTATAGTGCAGACATGGAAGAAAGGCCCCTTCCAATGATACAAAGCCTTTGTTTTTAAGCATTTTGTTGGATCTGATGATCCTTAGACTAGAATCATGTTCAGAAAGTTCATTATAGATTGGAAAAaacagttttttctttttactttcaagatatttttcttaaagGGCCACCTGTAAAAAAAACAGTATACCTTGCCAAATTTATTGCTGTGTAATTGTTGGCTATATTTGAAATAGTACATCCAATTCCAACcaatcaagacaaaagaaaattaataaagttatagCAAATCCCGCcatataattttagaatttgtaactgaattaattcaatttcaaaagttAATTGGTGAGTCAGAAATGATTATTCTCAActtatatacattattttcaCTGTATATATCATTAGTTAATACGTGATCTTCAACAATTACTCTTCAAATACAATGAAATCTTTTACATGGAAAAAGTACAGGTACCATATGCATTTTTGTTATTTAGCTCGAGTCTTCTTTACTAAATCTGCTACACTGAAACATGATATATATACTAGtaatttcttcttctattttgtaATCAATAATGCAAAATTCATGCTAGGGGCTCATTTGAATTATCTGATGGTGTTACAATATTGAATGCTCACTATTAATTAAGTCTTCCATTGATGATATGAAGAATGCTACTAATTAATTTTGAGCTTTATTGATCACACAGAGAAAccttcaagactcaagaatagAATGTCGTTACAGTGACATGCAACTAACGAAAGCCACAACTATATATGAGAACCAAGGAATTTTATCTTCTGCAATAAATTCTAAACCACCTCTTAAATGAGGTGGTCCATGCAAGCTACAATAATGTTTTAGCGGCATAGGTCAATCCCCCAGATAGTAGTTCCAGATATGTATTACACATTGGAAGGCTAAAAATTGTTCAACTTGTTAGGAATCTGTGCATTAATGTTGAATAATTGACTAACTATATGATGACATTTAAGGTCTTTGAGTTGGCTATAGAAGCCCTTCGTGGAGCTAAATTAGCCTGGCAAAAATTcagaatttgaaaaattatatatcgAAAGAAATGTTTGTCCCAGGGCCATATTCTAGCAATTTAATATCTTCATTATGAGCCAAGAAATTTATAAAGGTATATTTGTTCCAACTTAAAAGATGAATACGACCTATCGATCCCTATTAAAAGTATAGCCACATATTCTGGCTACACATTAAAAGTCTTTAGAATGTTGATATAGATGGATGCataatgtttaatattttggaaTCAAGCAATAATGGCAAAGAAAAGATAACTTATGCATTGTTTATAAAGAAATTTCAAGTAGTCTAAtcgttaaatatttaatttttactaataaaaaaatatcataaaaagagATGGAGGTGATATATCATATGAAAATGTTcagtaaaagtaaaaagaattaatgttaattattagattaaaattgcGTGGACATGCACGTTCATGCTAAATATACAACCACGTGTTGCAGAGGTGTTACAAAATTGTAGAAgtcataaaatttttaatatatagtacTATTCATCGTTGACGATTCATTAAAAGAACAACATACTAATAAAAGGTCTGTAAAAAGGATATTAAGAAAAGGAgatacaaaataacaaaaaatcttatatatcaTTGAGATGATATTATTATGCTTGTACAAACTAATATTGCGGCATCCTTCTGCTTCGAGAAACATACAGTCCTGATTAACAtttcagaattaaaataaaggAGTAAATACgacaattttctttaaaaaaattgcggTAAAAGAACATCACACATGTGTCTCACCTCAAATCCAAATATCGAAAATGAACATAAATAGTTTAAACATCATTGCCACTCCAAAAACCATACTATACAAATGGTTAAATAAAACTATCaaaaaagaaacatgaaaacaaaatccGACAAGATAATTAGATACTAAAGTCCAAGGCCCGATGTcacattataatatataaaatcataaataataattattttgaaacgaaaaaataattgatattaaaCATTAAATCATAAGTAGCATGCtactaaaaaaacatgttttaacaTTGTCAAATTTAAGtcgatttttaaaaactgatgtagaAAAATAAGCGgtgacatttttaaaattaaatccaaCTTTTTAAAAGCGGTTATACAGAAATTGTTGTTGATAAAGTGATTAGTTTTGTGACTGCAGGTATAATATTGTTACTGTCATTGATGAAGAAAtacgaaaaaaataaaaataaaaataatgattcaacATCAGTTATTAGGACAGTCGATGTTGAATTATGAATATCCTACATCAGTTATCTGaaaaatcgatgtagaatgactgacattctacatcgattaactagacaaccgatgttaaattaTGGAATTCTACATCGATCCACGCCAAGGGACCGTAGTAGAATAGAAGCCAACCTACATCGGTCCAACCAAGCGATCGTTGTAGAATTAAcgtcattctacatcggtcttTGCAACCGTCGTAGAACACCAACCTCTTTTTTACGACATCTTTTACAACATCGGTCCATAATCGATGTAGAATGACCAATTTAACCGATGTAGGTTGTGTCTGTTGTAGTAGTGGCAGTTTACAagtataaattttgaaatttgtacTTGTATGTAAAAtcgtattttaaaaatatggccaaataaaaaagaagatggCACATACATAAATGGGTAAACatatacaaaaaataacatcTTAAGTTAATTCAATTAActtgttttaaatattataaatcatttttcttcTACTAATCCTCGTCTTCTCTTCCTTATAAATTTctgaatcaaataagaaaaaatcacaaaaatctcTCCCTCCTCTAGCTCCCTCTAGGGTTCAAATCGTTCCAAAATGACAACAGAAaaccactttaaaaaaaatactaaaaatcaaattaaactgataatattttgattta
Encoded proteins:
- the LOC114395669 gene encoding protein PHYTOCHROME KINASE SUBSTRATE 1-like, translating into MVTTISSSTSRNFHHQLHTFNSENNINNNLFDATFSPYLNGNNEGTIIVGKLGEPSQKLKPFKSPLQKLEKKEENGEIGVFGAEKYFNVEVETPRSVNCITTPKYLHHRDEQMAIATRKNTLPYGTPSIRSESTTCNSQHALLQSGMMMRNSSRNKKENKGHQAKSVLAGLGFKCSCSDKDSVDAGEISFSKPATYGSVHGKTRRKLVDIAALDASHSIKISKPNAELLKINNVYFQKQESTFGNSQKLLSFSPLSSASGNQNHLAKMQQHQQLDEVEAEKPRNSIEVFGSPILKNKLKSLSFDRTTTRFVMASSRDGTPRLLEEIDSNYINDAASDASSDLFEIESIKSKTNPFHARQTSDVAASSCVSPTNGYAPSEASIEWSVATASAAVMSDCEEQMSEVTIRSPIRTTTFANGKAKSTKEVQRIRRPSMLLGCKSHKSVRVAGDAYITYENPSSTPKLRNRTNSSSMVARFPSETKLGNFGAKHGHHHAYATPSPLQHSHSSPHASKLLYI